A single region of the Glycine max cultivar Williams 82 chromosome 20, Glycine_max_v4.0, whole genome shotgun sequence genome encodes:
- the LOC100811658 gene encoding serine/threonine-protein phosphatase 2A 65 kDa regulatory subunit A beta isoform, translating into QKLSTLSRDTKYWEPSKISMADEPLYPIAVLIDELKNDDIQLRLNSIRRLSTIARALGEERTRRELIPFLSENNDDDDEVLLAMAEELGVFIPYVGGVEHASVLLPPLETLCTVEETCVRDKAVESLCRIGSQMRESDLVEYYIPLVKRLAAGEWFTARVSACGLFHIAYPSAPETSKTELRSIYSQLCQDDMPMVRRSAASNLGKFAATVEYAHLKADVMSIFDDLTQDDQDSVRLLAVEGCAALGKLLEPQDCVAHILPVIVNFSQDKSWRVRYMVANQLYELCEAVGPEPTRTELVPAYVRLLRDNEAEVRIAAAGKVTKFCRILNPDLAIQHILPCVKELSSDSSQHVRSALASVIMGMAPVLGKEATIEQLLPIFLSLLKDEFPDVRLNIISKLDQVNQVIGIDLLSQSLLPAIVELAEDRHWRVRLAIIEYIPLLASQLGVRFFDDKLGALCMQWLQDKVHSIREAAANNLKRLAEEFGPEWAMQHIIPQVLEMNNNPHYLYRMTILRAISLLAPVMGPEITCSNLLPVVLAASKDRVPNIKFNVAKVLESIFPIVDQSVVEKTIRPCLVELSEDPDVDVRFFSNQALQAIDHVMMSC; encoded by the exons CAAAAGTTATCGACACTTTCGCGCGACACG AAATATTGGGAACCAAGCAAAATATCTATGGCTGACGAACCATTATATCCAATAGCGGTGCTTATAGATGAGTTGAAAAATGATGACATCCAGCTGCGGTTAAACTCAATTCGTAGGCTATCAACAATTGCACGTGCTCTTGGGGAGGAGCGAACCCGTCGAGAATTAATTCCatttttaagtgaaaataatgatgatgatgacgaaGTACTTCTTGCAATGGCAGAAGAGTTGGGAGTGTTTATTCCTTATGTTGGGGGAGTGGAACATGCTAGTGTGTTGCTGCCACCGCTGGAGACACTTTGCACTGTTGAGGAAACCTGTGTGAGAGATAAAGCTGTGGAGTCACTTTGTAGAATTGGATCTCAAATGAGGGAGAGTGATTTGGTTGAATATTACATCCCATTGGTGAAG AGATTGGCAGCAGGTGAATGGTTTACCGCCCGAGTCTCTGCATGTGGACTATTTCATATTGCATACCCTAGCGCACCAGAAACATCAAAGACAGAGTTGAGATCAATATACAGTCAGTTATGTCAGGATGATATGCCTATGGTTAGAAGGTCGGCTGCATCAAATCTTGGGAAATTTGCTGCAACTGTTGAATATGCTCATTTGAAGGCTGATGTCATGTCAATTTTTGACGATCTTACTCAAGATG ATCAAGATTCTGTCAGATTGTTGGCTGTGGAGGGCTGTGCTGCTCTTGGCAAGCTGTTGGAGCCACAAGATTGTGTTGCACATATACTCCCGGTTATTGTTAACTTCTCCCAG GATAAGTCTTGGCGTGTGCGTTACATGGTTGCAAATCAATTGTATGAGCTTTGCGAAGCTGTAGGCCCTGAACCTACcag AACGGAATTGGTACCTGCTTATGTGCGGTTGCTTCGTGATAATGAGGCTGAAGTACGCATAGCAGCTGCTGGAAAAGTGACCAAGTTTTGCCGGATTTTAAATCCAGATCTTGCAATTCAGCATATTCTTCCTTGTGTGAAG GAATTGTCATCAGATTCTTCACAGCATGTCCGGTCTGCTTTGGCTTCAGTAATAATGGGAATGGCTCCAGTGTTGGGAAAG GAAGCAACAATTGAGCAGCTTCTTCCtattttcctttcccttttgAAGGATGAATTTCCTGACGTACGCCTAAACATTATCAGCAAGCTTGATCAAGTGAATCAG GTTATAGGAATCGATCTGTTATCTCAGTCTTTGTTACCAGCCATTGTTGAGCTTGCTGAGGATAGGCATTGGAGGGTCCGGCTTGCAATTATAGAATATATACCCTTATTGGCAAGTCAATTGGGGGTTAGGTTTTTTGATGACAAACTTGGTGCTCTTTGCATGCAGTGGTTACAGGATAAG GTTCATTCAATTCGCGAAGCAGCTGCTAACAACTTGAAACGCCTTGCTGAAGAATTTGGACCTGAGTGGGCTATGCAGCACATAATTCCTCAG GTTTTGGAGATGAACAACAATCCACACTATTTGTATCGGATGACCATTCTTCGTGCTATCTCTCTGCTTGCTCCTGTGATGGGCCCTGAAATCACTTGTTCAAACTTGTTACCGGTTGTTCTTGCTGCATCTAAAGACAG AGTGCCCAACATAAAGTTCAATGTGGCAAAGGTATTAGAGTCCATCTTCCCCATCGTTGATCAGTCG GTCGTGGAGAAGACTATTCGTCCATGTCTGGTTGAGCTCAGTGAGGATCCTGATGTTGACGTGCGATTTTTCTCCAACCAAGCACTACAAGCAATTGATCATGTCATGATGTCTTGCTAG
- the LOC100775824 gene encoding probable carboxylesterase 6, translated as MTRKIMGTLTSNINLSPQYNVPKDYPPHGSVVEEIQGLIRVHKHGYVERPQVVPCVTASSKMSPELNVTSRDMAIDSATNTWARFYVPISQHKKMPFLVYFHGGGFCVGSAAWSCYHDFLARLSAKVECVIMSVNYRLAPENPLPAPYDDGLKAIMWVKQQMLHQQHNKGGSEWWTSKCNFSSVFLGGDSAGANIAYNVATRLCACDGAALRPLNLKGLILIQPFFGGEVRTGSEKCMAQSPGSALNLAASDTYWRLALPCGANRDHPWCNPLVKVKLEELKLMRTLVCISEMDILKDRNLEFCDALVRAGKRVEYGVFRGVGHAFQILSKSQVSKSRAKEMMARVKSFMAL; from the coding sequence ATGACAAGAAAAATAATGGGTACTCTCACCTCAAACATAAACCTTAGCCCACAATACAATGTTCCCAAAGACTATCCACCCCATGGTTCTGTAGTTGAGGAAATACAAGGGCTTATTAGAGTACACAAACATGGATACGTGGAACGACCACAAGTTGTTCCATGTGTCACTGCTAGTAGTAAAATGAGTCCAGAACTAAATGTGACATCAAGAGACATGGCCATTGACAGTGCCACAAACACATGGGCACGTTTTTATGTTCCAATTTCCCAACACAAAAAAATGCCTTTTCTCGTTTATTTTCACGGAGGAGGATTTTGTGTTGGATCAGCAGCGTGGAGTTGCTACCATGATTTCCTCGCAAGGCTATCAGCCAAAGTGGAGTGTGTGATTATGTCAGTGAACTATCGATTGGCCCCAGAGAACCCTCTTCCAGCACCCTATGATGATGGCTTAAAGGCCATCATGTGGGTGAAACAACAAATGCTACATCAACAACACAACAAGGGTGGTAGTGAATGGTGGACTTCAAAGTGCAACTTCTCAAGTGTTTTCTTAGGTGGGGACAGTGCTGGTGCTAACATAGCCTACAACGTTGCCACGAGGCTATGTGCATGTGATGGCGCTGCTTTAAGACCCTTGAATTTGAAGGGTCTTATTTTGATACAACCCTTTTTTGGAGGGGAAGTGAGAACAGGTTCTGAGAAATGCATGGCTCAATCACCCGGTTCTGCTTTGAACTTGGCAGCTTCTGATACTTATTGGCGCTTGGCGTTACCGTGTGGTGCGAACCGTGACCATCCATGGTGCAACCCTTTGGTGAAGGTGAAGTTGGAGGAGTTGAAGCTCATGCGTACCTTGGTGTGCATCTCGGAGATGGACATATTGAAGGATAGGAATTTGGAGTTCTGCGATGCTTTGGTGAGAGCAGGGAAAAGGGTTGAGTATGGGGTGTTCAGAGGTGTTGGACATGCGTTTCAGATTTTGAGCAAGTCTCAGGTATCTAAGAGCAGAGCCAAGGAAATGATGGCTCGTGTTAAGTCCTTCATGGCTCTCTGA
- the TGA26 gene encoding transcription factor TGA2.3, translated as MQSFNTTTESESISPLYCHSPFFHRGNDTSRNPSRFSDLQHSFRQHDAVDLSSSSVFGGKSSNVAVVASNLQCGTFNTNLGCAEFGSTEQGPMFQRGTTVSMATGNQHVENWADDSHPTEDTCTDIDTDDKNQCFSTVSWCHGVGDGALVVVDSHDQSKTKVKAEDQKTVRRLAQNREAAKKSRLRKKAYVQQLENSRVRLAQLEQELQRARQQGAFIATGIPGDRGHSSVANGALAFDMDYARWVDEHQRLIIDIRSAINSQMGENELHLLVDGAMAHYDELFRLKSIGAKVDVFHILSGMWKTPAERCFIWLGGFRSSELLKIVRNQLEPLTEQQLMGIYNLQQSSQQAEDALSQGMEALQQSLSETLSSSSLGPSGSENVAEYMGQMAIALGKLATLENFLHQADLLRQQTLQQMRRILTTCQAARALLVINDYVTRLRALNSLWLACPREY; from the exons ATGCAAAGCTTCAACACAACAACCGAATCAGAATCAATTTCACCACTCTATTGCCATTCTCCCTTCTTTCACCG GGGAAATGACACCAGCCGAAATCCATCGCGTTTCTCGGATCTTCAGCATTCTTTTCGACAACACGATGCCGTTGATTTAAGCTCAA GTTCTGTGTTTGGTGGAAAGTCGAGCAATGTGGCTGTTGTTGCAAGCAACTTACAGTGTGGGACATTCAACACG AACCTTGGGTGTGCAGAATTTGGTTCGACCGAGCAGGGACCTATGTTTCAGAGAGGAACAACTGTGTCCATGGCCACGGGGAACCAGCATGTTGAGAACTGGGCAGATGATAGCCACCCCACTGAAGATACTTGCACTGATATAGACACCGATGATAAAAATCAA TGTTTCTCAACTGTGTCTTGGTGCCATGGAGTTGGGGACGGGGCACTTGTAGTTGTGGACTCTCATGATCAAAGTAAGACTAAGGTTAAAGCTGAAGACCAGAAG ACTGTTCGTAGGCTAGCTCAGAATCGGGAGGCTGCGAAGAAGAGTCGGTTGAGGAAAAAG gcATATGTGCAACAATTGGAGAACAGTCGAGTTAGGCTTGCGCAATTAGAGCAAGAACTTCAACGGGCACGTCAGCAG GGTGCATTTATTGCAACTGGAATCCCGGGGGATCGCGGTCATTCTAGTGTTGCAAATG GTGCTTTAGCATTTGACATGGACTATGCCCGTTGGGTTGATGAGCATCAACGGTTGATCATTGATATAAGATCAGCTATAAATTCTCAAATGGGTGAGAATGAACTGCACCTTCTTGTAGATGGAGCCATGGCACATTATGATGAATTATTTAGGTTGAAGAGCATAGGGGCAAAGGTTGATGTATTTCACATACTTTCTGGGATGTGGAAGACACCAGCAGAAAGATGCTTCATATGGCTCGGTGGATTTCGTTCATCTGAACTTCTCAAG ATAGTTAGAAACCAGCTTGAGCCGTTAACCGAACAGCAGTTGATGGGCATTTACAATCTGCAGCAGTCTTCCCAGCAGGCAGAGGATGCATTATCACAAGGCATGGAAGCATTGCAGCAGTCTCTTTCAGAGACACTTTCGTCCTCCTCTCTAGGGCCCTCTGGTTCTGAAAATGTTGCTGAGTACATGGGCCAAATGGCAATTGCATTGGGCAAGCTTGCCACACTAGAGAATTTCCTTCATCAG GCTGACCTATTGAGGCAACAAACTCTGCAACAGATGCGTCGAATTTTGACCACGTGCCAAGCTGCTCGTGCTCTCCTTGTGATAAATGATTACGTTACACGGCTTAGAGCTCTTAATTCATTATGGTTAGCGTGTCCAAGAGAGTACTAG
- the LOC100820196 gene encoding CTL-like protein DDB_G0274487, whose product MMDSPSSSSSEFVSIATADQSAARSGGEGVAAEQSRRWHDVFWLGIFLIHLIGLGFLMGVLGLNRFERENRLNIDKYTSRFSENESGLTETYWPLYAAAGGVGTVLGWSWLLLLGFQATQMMKVTVHILTTYLAVISVLCFWAGQIFWGVTFAIGASIQFLYVISVIDRLPFTMLVLQNAVKMVWNIPEVMRVAYAFMFVVLLWMALWSFGAAGVVASSMGDGGRWWLLVVLSMSLFWTGAVLCNTVHVVVSGMVFLVLFHGGRDGTSIPANSLMKSLQYALTTSFGSICYGSLFTAAIRTLRWEIRGFRSKIGNNECLLCLVDFLFHLVETLVRFFNKYAYVQIAVYGKSFNRSARDAWELFQSTGVEALVAYDCSGAVLLMGTVFGGLITGTCSGVWAWVKWSDRVIMIGSTTMLMGMVLVGLAMVVVESAVTSIYICYAEDPLLIQRWDAEFFNQMSETLHQRLQYRSARAREVLTHNRLDDIVRQNTSI is encoded by the exons AGTGCTGCTCGGAGCGGCGGAGAAGGCGTGGCGGCGGAGCAGTCGCGGCGGTGGCACGACGTGTTCTGGTTAGGAATATTCTTAATCCATTTGATTGGGCTGGGGTTCCTTATGGGGGTTCTTGGTCTGAATAGGTTTGAGAGAGAGAATAGGCTTAACATTGACAAGTACACGTCCCGGTTTTCTGAGAATGAATCCGGGTTGACCGAGACTTACTGGCCACTGTATGCTGCTGCTGGTGGGGTTGGGACTGTTCTTGGATGGagttggttgttgttgttgggtttTCAGGCTACTCAGATGATGAAGGTTACTGTTCACATACTCACCACTTACCTTGCTGTCATTAGTGTTTTGTGTTTCTGGGCTGGCCAGATTTTCTGGGGGGTTACTTTTGCTATTGGAGCTTCTATTCAGTTTCTGTATGTCATATCAGTCATAGACAG ACTTCCATTTACGATGTTGGTTCTGCAAAATGCTGTGAAGATGGTTTGGAATATTCCTGAGGTTATGAGAGTGGCATATGCATTTATGTTTGTCGTGCTTTTATGGATGGCCTTATGGTCATTTGGAGCAGCGGGTGTTGTGGCTTCAAGCATGGGCGATGGTGGACGCTGGTGGCTTCTTGTG GTTCTCTCTATGAGCTTATTTTGGACAGGTGCAGTACTATGTAATACTGTGCATGTTGTAGTGTCTGGGATGGTGTTTCTTGTACTTTTTCATGGTGGTAGAGATGGAACTTCTATTCCAGCTAACTCCTTAATGAAATCTCTACAGTATGCTTTAACAACATCTTTTGGCAGCATTTGTTATGGTTCATTATTTACTGCAGCTATTAGGACACTACGGTGGGAG ATACGTGGATTTCGGTCAAAGATTGGCAATAATGAGTGTTTACTTTGCTTGGTTGATTTCCTTTTCCATCTTGTGGAGACTCTTGTTCGTTTTTTTAACAAGTATGCATATGTTCAG ATTGCTGTTTATGGTAAAAGCTTTAACCGTTCTGCTAGAGATGCATGGGAGTTATTCCAGTCAACTGGGGTTGAGGCACTTGTGGCCTATGATTGTTCTGGTGCTGTTCTTCTAATGGGCACTGTTTTTGGTGGGCTGATAACTGGAACTTGCTCTGGTGTTTGGGCATGGGTTAAATGGAGTGACAGAGTTATTATGATTGGATCCACAACCATGTTGATGGGGATGGTACTG GTTGGATTGGCAATGGTTGTGGTGGAAAGTGCTGTTACATCCATATATATCTGCTATGCTGAAGACCCGTTATTGATTCAGAGATGGGATGCTGAATTTTTCAACCAGATGTCTGAGACACTTCATCAGAGACTTCAATATAGGAGTGCTCGAGCAAGGGAAGTTTTAACCCACAATCGACTCGATGACATTGTACGACAAAACACGTCTATTTGA
- the LOC102669682 gene encoding uncharacterized protein isoform X2 produces the protein MEMNSDPSVIMSEAEYEEDTFYADIRRQILLLTSEDNEDLLETRSFSPINVTNGGSNGSVYSFNCASPPASNFCLWERHSSGSPPLWLVNLWKNGKGTGVFIPQVACKKNQRPGRINNSRKKIYKPVVNKD, from the exons ATGGAGATGAATTCAGATCCTAGTGTTATTATGTCTGAGGCAGAATATGAAGAAGATACTTTCTATGCTGATATTAGGAGGCAGATTTTGCTATTGACATCTGAAGACAACGAAGATTTACTAGAAACAAGAAGTTTCAGCCCCATTAATGTCACTAATGGTGGTTCAAACGGGTCAGTTTACAGCTTTAACTGTGCATCTCCACCTGCAAGCAATTTTTGTTTGTGGGAAAGACACAGTTCTGGTTCACCACCCCTTTGGCTAGTGAACTTGTGGAAGAATGGTAAAGGTACTGGGGTGTTCATTCCACAAGTGGCATGCAAGAAAAACCAAAGACCAG GAAGAATAAACAATAGCAGGAAAAAAATCTATAAGCCAGTGGTAAATAAGGATTGA
- the LOC102669682 gene encoding uncharacterized protein isoform X1, whose protein sequence is MEMNSDPSVIMSEAEYEEDTFYADIRRQILLLTSEDNEDLLETRSFSPINVTNGGSNGSVYSFNCASPPASNFCLWERHSSGSPPLWLVNLWKNGKGTGVFIPQVACKKNQRPDQDAVSSNFPRRLYHGKQVLFLSVAPSTLLDTLTIMN, encoded by the exons ATGGAGATGAATTCAGATCCTAGTGTTATTATGTCTGAGGCAGAATATGAAGAAGATACTTTCTATGCTGATATTAGGAGGCAGATTTTGCTATTGACATCTGAAGACAACGAAGATTTACTAGAAACAAGAAGTTTCAGCCCCATTAATGTCACTAATGGTGGTTCAAACGGGTCAGTTTACAGCTTTAACTGTGCATCTCCACCTGCAAGCAATTTTTGTTTGTGGGAAAGACACAGTTCTGGTTCACCACCCCTTTGGCTAGTGAACTTGTGGAAGAATGGTAAAGGTACTGGGGTGTTCATTCCACAAGTGGCATGCAAGAAAAACCAAAGACCAG ATCAAGATGCAGTAAGTAGCAACTTCCCGAGAAGATTATATCATGGTAAACAAGTATTGTTCCTCAGTGTGGCACCTAGTACTCTCTTGGACACGCTAACCATAATGAATTAA